The bacterium genome has a segment encoding these proteins:
- a CDS encoding diacylglycerol kinase, protein MIKKIYISICHAMRGIRFAYQSDKSFHMEVWGCFPFIAIAFLLWPLTETEFLFLILAYALILVTELTNTALETAFKKLHPEHHELIGASKDIASGAVLVSFIFAGIVVAIITFAHSSLLV, encoded by the coding sequence ATGATTAAAAAAATCTACATATCGATATGTCATGCAATGCGGGGAATACGATTTGCATATCAATCCGATAAAAGTTTTCACATGGAAGTTTGGGGTTGTTTTCCATTTATCGCAATAGCATTTTTATTGTGGCCCCTCACAGAGACGGAATTCCTATTTCTTATTCTTGCCTACGCACTTATTCTCGTTACAGAACTTACCAATACTGCATTGGAAACTGCATTTAAAAAACTTCACCCTGAACATCATGAATTAATCGGAGCAAGTAAAGATATCGCTTCTGGTGCCGTTCTCGTTTCATTTATATTTGCTGGGATTGTTGTTGCCATCATTACCTTTGCTCATAGTTCACTGCTGGTATAA
- the mnmA gene encoding tRNA 2-thiouridine(34) synthase MnmA — protein MNKSKGTVFVGLSGGVDSSVSAALLKKEGYDVTGVFIKVWQPDFLPCTWKEDRFDAMRVAAHLDIPFITLDLEKEYKKEVVDYMIAEYKKGRTPNPDVMCNQYVKFGAFFKKAIAAGADFVATGHYARVARGDRRFLQTKRRPTQKKSTVGYTLLAGVDTEKDQSYFLWTLTQKELSKTLFPVGGYEKPEVRKLAKKFGLPTAEKKDSQGLCFMGKLDMKDFLKHFIKEKVGDVLDVKGVIIGEHKGAVFFTLGERHGFTITQKGTHDVPYYVVEKDIIKNTITVSHGPISGVDVSHEPFEIAGGGERKRVNISHINWIRGVSPKKGDRYTARVRYRQPLETCTIVHVDIKNAEIIFANSQIASPGQSLVLYDGDECLGGGVVD, from the coding sequence ATGAATAAAAGCAAGGGTACGGTTTTTGTGGGACTTTCAGGGGGAGTTGATTCTTCTGTTTCCGCGGCGCTTCTTAAAAAGGAGGGATATGATGTCACCGGGGTTTTTATTAAGGTCTGGCAGCCGGACTTCTTGCCCTGTACATGGAAAGAAGATCGTTTTGATGCGATGCGCGTAGCGGCGCATCTTGATATTCCATTCATTACCCTTGATCTTGAAAAGGAATATAAAAAAGAGGTGGTTGATTATATGATCGCCGAATACAAAAAAGGAAGAACCCCCAATCCGGATGTGATGTGTAATCAGTACGTTAAATTTGGTGCGTTTTTTAAGAAAGCCATTGCTGCAGGTGCGGATTTTGTCGCAACGGGGCATTACGCGCGTGTCGCCCGTGGCGACCGTAGATTCTTGCAGACTAAACGCAGACCTACGCAGAAAAAATCTACGGTTGGATATACATTACTCGCCGGCGTTGATACAGAAAAAGACCAGTCATATTTTTTATGGACGCTCACACAAAAAGAACTTTCAAAAACATTATTTCCTGTCGGCGGATATGAAAAACCTGAAGTGCGAAAACTTGCGAAGAAATTTGGCTTGCCAACTGCCGAAAAAAAAGACAGTCAAGGGCTCTGCTTTATGGGGAAACTTGACATGAAAGATTTTCTAAAACATTTCATAAAGGAAAAAGTTGGTGACGTGCTTGATGTAAAAGGGGTAATTATAGGCGAACACAAGGGTGCTGTATTTTTTACATTGGGCGAGCGACATGGATTTACGATAACCCAAAAGGGGACTCATGATGTGCCGTATTATGTTGTAGAAAAAGATATTATTAAAAATACAATTACGGTATCGCACGGTCCGATTAGCGGAGTTGATGTATCGCATGAGCCATTTGAGATTGCAGGTGGAGGAGAACGTAAACGAGTCAACATTTCACACATAAATTGGATAAGGGGTGTTTCTCCAAAAAAAGGAGATCGGTATACAGCGCGTGTGCGGTACCGTCAACCACTCGAAACGTGCACTATTGTTCACGTTGATATAAAAAACGCTGAAATCATTTTCGCTAATTCCCAGATTGCTTCTCCTGGGCAATCACTGGTTCTTTATGATGGAGATGAGTGTCTTGGTGGAGGGGTTGTTGATTAG
- a CDS encoding cupin domain-containing protein yields the protein MHEPSIEEQWRRKLLDEGFENIYLWHDGPNAEYRDHSHVFTSAHIVLEGEMKVISEHTGRILKRGDRIDVIAGTVHSVKMGSEGCRYIVAEKHGN from the coding sequence ATGCACGAACCATCAATAGAAGAACAATGGAGAAGAAAACTTCTTGATGAAGGATTTGAAAACATCTATCTTTGGCACGATGGTCCCAACGCTGAATATCGCGATCACTCACATGTATTTACTTCCGCACACATTGTATTAGAAGGAGAAATGAAAGTTATTTCTGAACACACGGGCCGAATTTTAAAACGTGGCGATCGCATAGACGTGATTGCGGGAACGGTCCATTCTGTCAAAATGGGAAGCGAAGGATGTCGATACATTGTTGCAGAAAAACATGGTAACTAA
- a CDS encoding restriction endonuclease, protein MSPRWITKASGEREEFSANKLRMSLKSAGAPSALTEEIIAHVESELGDDVKTSDIYHHAFTLLRRHRPPVAARYSLRQAIMQLGPSGFPFERFVGEILKAQGYSVKVGGILPGYCVEHEVDILAEKGDKHIFVECKFHNSHGIKSDVKVALYVKARFDDITKAHEARAEKEGRSPRVHEGWLMTNTKLTSQAIDYGTCAGLTLIGWNYPQKGNLQDLILNTGVHPLTCLSTLPSNSKNHLLQNNVVLCRDVERNQNILREHGMTENEIKNVLDEAGELCLPVQD, encoded by the coding sequence ATGTCCCCACGATGGATTACAAAAGCATCAGGAGAACGCGAGGAATTTTCGGCAAACAAACTTCGCATGTCTCTTAAAAGTGCTGGTGCGCCATCAGCTCTTACGGAGGAAATCATCGCACACGTTGAAAGTGAGCTCGGTGATGATGTAAAAACTTCTGACATTTATCACCATGCATTTACGCTTCTACGACGCCACCGTCCGCCTGTTGCGGCACGGTATAGTTTGAGGCAAGCCATAATGCAACTCGGGCCATCAGGGTTTCCTTTTGAACGTTTTGTCGGTGAGATTTTGAAAGCGCAAGGGTATTCTGTAAAGGTAGGAGGTATTTTGCCCGGATATTGCGTTGAACACGAAGTTGATATTCTTGCCGAAAAAGGAGATAAGCATATTTTTGTAGAATGCAAATTTCACAACAGTCATGGGATTAAAAGTGATGTGAAGGTGGCGCTTTACGTAAAGGCTCGCTTTGATGATATCACCAAGGCTCACGAAGCGCGTGCGGAAAAAGAGGGAAGAAGTCCGCGAGTACATGAGGGGTGGCTTATGACAAATACAAAACTAACTTCGCAAGCAATTGACTATGGAACATGCGCCGGACTCACGCTTATTGGCTGGAATTATCCCCAAAAGGGGAATCTCCAGGATCTTATTTTAAATACTGGTGTTCATCCGCTCACCTGCCTGTCTACGCTTCCCAGTAATTCAAAAAATCACCTACTTCAAAACAATGTCGTGCTGTGTCGCGATGTGGAACGTAATCAGAATATTTTACGAGAACATGGAATGACTGAAAACGAAATTAAAAATGTTTTGGATGAAGCAGGAGAGTTGTGTTTACCTGTTCAGGATTAA
- a CDS encoding transposase: protein MKMHTKHEVTKEILPRYLKASKDEKGKILDEFGAITGYHKKSAIRKLRELQMTPHSKEGIAGKHTRNRERKYDGYVEVVVEQLYEALGGIGSRRIYPLLETMIDKGIEFGHIKTDPITEMKVRVMSKSTLDRMITRVRERNAIKGISTTRPGTLLKSEIPLRVGVWEETDPGFSEIDLVAHCGDSGAGMFISTLNTTDIATAWFEAEAVMGKAQERVLDGMREIEARLPFTLAGIDSDNGSEFINRQLYGYCLKNKIIFTRSRPYKKNDNAHIEQKNYTTVRQVLGYQRFDTEEVLKLMKTLYRGPLRLYINFFQPSVKCVKKTRIGSRIKKIYDVAKTPYERVLAHPKISQKTKETLTRLFKSLDPFELRKEIDVLVREIQKRGRWHL, encoded by the coding sequence ATGAAAATGCATACAAAACATGAAGTAACAAAAGAGATACTACCAAGATATTTAAAGGCCAGTAAAGACGAAAAGGGGAAAATTCTAGATGAGTTTGGAGCTATCACGGGATATCATAAAAAATCGGCGATTAGAAAACTACGAGAACTTCAAATGACTCCGCATAGTAAGGAAGGCATAGCGGGGAAACATACGAGAAATCGTGAAAGAAAATACGACGGGTATGTCGAGGTTGTTGTGGAACAACTATATGAAGCTTTGGGTGGTATCGGTTCAAGAAGAATATATCCCTTACTTGAGACAATGATTGATAAAGGAATTGAGTTTGGACATATTAAAACTGATCCGATAACAGAAATGAAAGTTCGCGTCATGAGCAAAAGCACTCTTGATCGGATGATTACGCGGGTCAGAGAAAGAAATGCCATCAAAGGTATTTCAACGACCAGGCCGGGAACACTGTTGAAAAGCGAGATACCGCTTCGGGTCGGCGTGTGGGAAGAAACAGATCCCGGGTTTTCCGAGATTGATCTGGTTGCTCACTGCGGAGACAGTGGTGCTGGAATGTTCATTTCGACCTTAAATACCACGGATATTGCGACAGCTTGGTTTGAGGCGGAAGCTGTCATGGGTAAAGCTCAAGAACGCGTATTGGACGGTATGCGAGAGATTGAAGCGAGACTGCCTTTTACTCTCGCCGGTATCGATTCCGACAATGGATCAGAATTCATCAATCGTCAGTTGTATGGATATTGTTTAAAAAACAAAATCATTTTTACCAGATCAAGGCCGTACAAGAAAAATGACAATGCACATATCGAGCAGAAGAATTATACGACCGTCAGACAAGTATTGGGATACCAAAGATTTGATACTGAAGAAGTACTTAAGCTGATGAAAACTTTGTATCGCGGACCGCTTCGATTGTACATTAATTTTTTTCAGCCTTCAGTAAAATGTGTGAAGAAAACAAGAATCGGTTCGAGAATCAAGAAAATATATGATGTGGCTAAAACTCCGTATGAACGAGTGCTTGCTCATCCAAAGATATCACAGAAAACAAAAGAGACGCTTACGCGTCTCTTTAAGAGTCTTGATCCATTCGAACTAAGAAAAGAAATTGATGTCTTGGTTAGAGAAATTCAAAAGCGCGGACGATGGCATTTGTGA
- a CDS encoding GDSL-type esterase/lipase family protein codes for MKYSKITGVAVVLIFIAVALWFGMNRGYDIKNYPSSGEAVIVFGDSLARGVGSTEGNDFVSLLSERINTPIENFGYAGDTTAMALTRIESVLSKNPKVVMVLLGGNDFLRRVPKTETLKNLEQIIITIQDAGAVVILLGVRGGLITDGYESDLQSLAEKTGSAYVPNVLKGLLGNTNYMSDSVHPNNSGYAIIADRIYPILQKVLK; via the coding sequence ATGAAATACTCAAAAATTACAGGCGTTGCAGTTGTTCTCATATTTATTGCAGTCGCGCTTTGGTTTGGAATGAACAGGGGTTACGATATAAAAAACTATCCATCGTCGGGTGAAGCAGTCATTGTTTTTGGAGATAGTCTCGCGCGCGGTGTGGGATCCACAGAAGGGAATGATTTCGTGTCGCTTCTTTCAGAACGCATCAATACGCCAATTGAAAATTTTGGATATGCAGGCGATACGACTGCAATGGCATTAACGCGCATTGAGAGTGTACTTTCAAAAAATCCCAAGGTGGTCATGGTGCTTTTGGGAGGAAATGATTTTCTCAGGCGTGTTCCCAAAACAGAAACACTTAAGAATCTTGAACAAATAATTATCACCATACAAGATGCGGGTGCCGTGGTCATTCTCCTTGGTGTGCGTGGCGGACTGATTACTGATGGATATGAATCTGACTTGCAGTCGCTTGCGGAAAAAACAGGCAGTGCGTATGTCCCCAATGTGCTCAAGGGATTACTGGGGAATACTAACTATATGAGTGATTCTGTGCATCCAAATAATTCCGGGTATGCCATTATTGCAGATCGTATTTATCCTATATTGCAGAAGGTGCTTAAATAA
- the mltG gene encoding endolytic transglycosylase MltG, whose amino-acid sequence MKNIALSNRIIIFLKKSWCDFRIRAVLFALLLFTLFIWYTLCPPADFPVRTIISIPVGIPLVDISHTLKAQHLIRSELLFEISVTLRGGERRVQAGDYFFTRPLSSESVARRFTRGEFGLTPIRVTILEGAMASEIAHIFKQKILNFNESMFLAQAQEKEGYLFPDTYFLHPNISPDESIKIMSENFNKKIAGIKDKINAFGEPLHDIIIMASIIEREAMTPEDRRFVSGILWNRMKIGMPLQVDAAFLYVNGETTAGLSLEDLKIDSPYNTYRYKGLPKGPIGNPGLDAIMATIEPQTSSYLYYLSDKQGMMHYSKTFEEHKKNKAKYL is encoded by the coding sequence ATGAAGAACATTGCCTTGAGTAATCGAATAATAATATTTTTAAAAAAAAGTTGGTGTGATTTTCGTATCCGAGCAGTTCTCTTTGCGCTCTTGCTTTTCACGCTATTCATTTGGTACACACTGTGTCCGCCCGCAGATTTCCCCGTGCGGACTATTATATCCATACCAGTGGGGATACCTCTTGTCGATATATCACACACTCTTAAGGCGCAACATCTAATCCGGTCAGAACTTCTCTTTGAAATCTCAGTCACTCTTCGAGGGGGGGAACGGCGCGTACAAGCAGGTGATTATTTTTTTACAAGACCACTTTCATCGGAATCCGTTGCTCGAAGATTTACGCGCGGAGAATTTGGCTTGACTCCTATTCGCGTGACTATTCTTGAAGGTGCGATGGCGAGCGAAATCGCACATATTTTCAAGCAGAAAATTTTGAATTTCAATGAATCAATGTTTCTTGCACAAGCCCAAGAAAAAGAAGGATATCTATTCCCCGACACATATTTTTTACATCCTAATATTTCACCCGATGAAAGTATAAAGATCATGAGTGAGAATTTTAATAAAAAAATCGCCGGGATTAAAGATAAGATAAATGCTTTTGGAGAACCCCTTCACGATATAATCATCATGGCTTCTATTATAGAACGAGAAGCTATGACCCCGGAAGATCGTCGCTTTGTTTCTGGAATATTGTGGAATCGTATGAAAATCGGCATGCCCCTGCAAGTTGATGCGGCATTTTTGTATGTAAATGGTGAAACAACTGCAGGATTGTCTCTCGAAGATTTAAAAATCGACTCTCCCTATAATACATATCGTTACAAAGGCCTTCCTAAGGGGCCAATTGGAAATCCGGGACTGGATGCAATCATGGCTACGATAGAACCGCAAACGTCTTCGTATTTATACTATCTTTCAGACAAGCAAGGAATGATGCACTACAGTAAAACATTTGAGGAACATAAGAAAAATAAAGCGAAGTACCTTTGA
- a CDS encoding sigma factor-like helix-turn-helix DNA-binding protein: MAKTIAFKPKQVVKKLLTVIPERARNVIEGRFGLSDGKKMTLEAIGKKYSITRERVRQIENAALEIIRKSEVFKQSQESFSDLKDVLVSLGGVVDEESLLTHISTDKIIQNNINFLLVLGHLFEKHKEDEHFKNRWVVDKNIAERVHQSLKKLFENISDDDLISEAEMIASFLDHLKDISEQYKNEEILKRWLFLSKKIKRNLMGEWGVSTSPNVSARGVRDYAFLVLRKQGNPMHFTDVAKTISDVFGKRAHIATTHNELIKDKRFVLVGRGLYALSQWGYEGGVVRDVIGKILKKEGPLTKKEIVDRVLKERQVKENTIMVNLQNSNYFARDEKGKYRVTA; the protein is encoded by the coding sequence ATGGCAAAAACTATAGCCTTCAAGCCCAAACAAGTTGTTAAGAAACTTCTTACCGTAATACCGGAGCGAGCCCGAAACGTAATCGAGGGCCGTTTTGGATTGAGTGATGGGAAGAAAATGACGCTTGAGGCAATAGGGAAAAAGTACTCAATTACACGAGAGAGAGTGCGTCAGATTGAAAATGCTGCACTTGAAATTATTAGAAAATCTGAAGTTTTCAAGCAATCACAGGAATCATTTAGCGACCTTAAGGATGTACTTGTTTCATTGGGTGGAGTAGTGGACGAAGAAAGCCTTTTGACGCACATTTCAACAGATAAAATTATTCAGAATAATATAAACTTTTTACTCGTACTCGGGCATCTTTTTGAGAAACACAAAGAAGATGAACACTTTAAGAATCGCTGGGTTGTCGATAAAAATATAGCCGAAAGAGTTCATCAATCTCTCAAAAAATTATTTGAAAATATTTCAGACGACGATCTTATTTCTGAAGCAGAAATGATCGCTTCCTTTCTTGACCACCTCAAAGACATTTCAGAACAATATAAAAATGAAGAAATTCTCAAACGATGGCTTTTTCTTTCAAAAAAGATTAAAAGAAATCTTATGGGGGAATGGGGCGTTTCAACATCACCCAATGTGTCTGCACGTGGTGTGAGAGATTACGCTTTTTTAGTGCTTCGAAAACAAGGAAATCCCATGCATTTTACCGATGTCGCGAAAACAATATCAGATGTTTTTGGAAAGCGTGCTCATATTGCAACAACACACAACGAACTTATAAAAGACAAACGTTTTGTTCTTGTTGGACGAGGTCTCTACGCTCTCTCTCAATGGGGCTATGAAGGCGGTGTTGTGCGTGATGTTATTGGCAAGATTCTCAAAAAAGAGGGACCCCTTACAAAAAAAGAAATTGTAGATCGTGTGCTCAAAGAACGACAGGTGAAAGAAAATACTATTATGGTAAATCTTCAAAACAGCAATTATTTTGCACGAGACGAGAAAGGGAAATATCGAGTTACGGCATAG
- the leuS gene encoding leucine--tRNA ligase produces MKKNKSYDHKKIEKKWQKEWAKKKLYKTRTDTKKKKCYVLDMFPYPSGEGLHVGHPKGYIATDIYARFKRMNNFSVLHPMGWDAFGLPAEQYAIKTKTHPRVAVLKNTKRYKEQLSIIGFSYDWEREINTTDSEYYRWTQWTFLQMFKKGLAYESHEPINWCPSCQTGLANEDLEGDRCERCGTVVEKKPVRQWVLRITKYADRLLKDLDMLNWPESIKESQRNWIGRNYGVKYKLKVKGKDKYIETYSTHYEAFFADTFAVIASDHKLLPELLSDIPEKNEIIENAEKITALRSSAGFKTDEICEGVFTGVYLEDPITKRDLPLWVSSYALADYGTGIVKCSAHDNRDFAFAKKYGINLITVLLPDDETLQSKVENYEICFSDFKHSIILEPKEFKGRRPDEARSDIANYIESHKWGVRNTQYKLKDWVFSRQRYWGEPIPLIHCKKCGVVAVPEKDLPVKLPNVKSYEPTGTGESPLAGISKWVNVKCPTCKGPAKRETNTMPQWAGSSWYYLRYVDPKNKKALVDKKKEKYWSPVDMYVGGAEHATRHLIYARFWHKFLYDTGAVNYVEPFSRLQNVGIIQAEDGRKMSKRYGNVVNPDDIVATYGADTLRLYEMFMGPFNQSVSWSTESIIGPRRFLEKVWRLTEKLALVDDVTLEALTHKTIKKITEDIELFSLNTAVSALMIFINGIEKAKPSKNQFGTLLLLLAPFAPHVTEELWETLGHKKSIHIEPWPKWDEAKIREKSVTIMIQVNGKVRGSFITPTGISEDDARAHALTEESVRKWTEGKDIKKVIYVKGKLVSIVI; encoded by the coding sequence ATGAAGAAAAATAAATCATACGACCACAAAAAGATTGAGAAAAAGTGGCAAAAGGAGTGGGCAAAAAAGAAACTCTATAAAACACGCACGGACACAAAAAAGAAAAAGTGTTATGTTCTTGACATGTTTCCATATCCATCAGGCGAAGGTCTTCATGTTGGGCATCCCAAGGGATATATCGCAACGGATATCTACGCGCGGTTCAAAAGAATGAACAATTTTAGCGTGTTGCATCCAATGGGTTGGGATGCATTCGGACTTCCCGCGGAACAATACGCGATCAAAACCAAGACTCACCCTCGCGTGGCCGTTTTAAAAAATACCAAACGCTACAAAGAGCAGCTTTCTATCATTGGATTTAGTTACGATTGGGAACGAGAGATCAATACCACTGACTCGGAATATTATCGATGGACACAGTGGACATTTTTACAGATGTTCAAAAAAGGGCTTGCGTATGAATCGCACGAGCCGATCAATTGGTGTCCATCGTGTCAGACAGGCCTTGCCAATGAAGATCTTGAGGGAGATCGGTGTGAGCGATGCGGCACGGTCGTGGAGAAAAAACCTGTGCGACAGTGGGTGCTTCGCATCACTAAATATGCTGACCGCTTGCTCAAAGACCTAGACATGCTTAACTGGCCGGAATCGATCAAAGAGTCTCAACGCAATTGGATCGGAAGAAATTATGGCGTTAAATATAAACTTAAAGTAAAAGGGAAAGATAAATACATAGAAACATATTCGACTCACTACGAAGCTTTTTTTGCAGATACTTTTGCTGTAATTGCCTCTGATCATAAACTTTTACCCGAACTTCTATCAGATATTCCTGAAAAAAATGAAATTATTGAAAATGCAGAAAAAATTACAGCACTTCGCAGTAGTGCTGGTTTTAAGACAGACGAAATATGCGAAGGTGTTTTTACGGGTGTTTATCTTGAGGACCCTATAACCAAACGAGACCTTCCTCTTTGGGTGAGTAGTTATGCTTTAGCCGATTATGGCACAGGTATTGTAAAATGTTCCGCGCATGATAATCGTGATTTTGCTTTTGCAAAGAAGTATGGAATCAATCTTATAACAGTACTGCTTCCTGACGACGAAACACTACAAAGTAAAGTAGAGAATTATGAGATTTGTTTTTCTGATTTTAAACATTCAATTATTCTTGAACCAAAAGAATTTAAAGGCAGAAGACCAGATGAAGCAAGGAGCGATATTGCAAATTATATAGAAAGTCATAAGTGGGGAGTAAGAAATACCCAATATAAGTTAAAAGACTGGGTATTCTCTCGTCAGCGCTATTGGGGCGAGCCGATTCCGCTTATTCACTGCAAGAAATGTGGTGTTGTTGCAGTTCCAGAAAAAGATCTTCCTGTTAAGCTTCCTAATGTTAAATCATACGAACCAACGGGAACAGGGGAATCACCACTTGCGGGGATTTCTAAATGGGTCAACGTAAAATGTCCCACATGTAAAGGTCCCGCGAAGCGAGAGACAAACACGATGCCGCAATGGGCAGGGTCTTCGTGGTATTACCTTCGCTATGTCGATCCGAAAAATAAAAAAGCGCTTGTTGACAAGAAAAAAGAAAAATACTGGTCGCCGGTTGATATGTATGTCGGCGGAGCGGAGCACGCGACACGCCATCTTATCTACGCGCGCTTTTGGCATAAGTTTCTTTATGATACTGGAGCAGTGAACTATGTGGAACCATTTTCACGTCTTCAAAATGTGGGAATCATTCAGGCGGAAGACGGACGTAAAATGAGTAAACGCTATGGCAATGTGGTGAACCCGGATGATATCGTGGCGACCTATGGCGCCGATACGCTTCGTTTGTACGAGATGTTCATGGGGCCGTTCAACCAATCTGTCTCATGGAGCACGGAAAGCATTATCGGACCGCGGAGATTTTTGGAAAAAGTCTGGCGGCTTACAGAGAAACTTGCTCTTGTTGATGATGTCACCCTTGAAGCGCTTACCCATAAAACAATAAAAAAAATCACAGAAGATATTGAATTATTCAGTCTCAATACGGCAGTTTCAGCACTCATGATTTTTATTAATGGCATAGAGAAAGCGAAGCCTTCGAAAAATCAGTTTGGGACACTCCTCCTCCTTCTTGCTCCATTCGCGCCCCATGTGACCGAAGAGCTTTGGGAGACACTAGGGCACAAGAAGTCGATCCACATTGAACCGTGGCCCAAGTGGGATGAGGCGAAAATACGAGAAAAATCGGTGACGATCATGATTCAAGTTAACGGCAAGGTACGGGGAAGTTTTATTACCCCCACGGGAATTTCCGAGGATGACGCAAGGGCGCATGCATTAACCGAGGAGAGCGTGCGAAAGTGGACAGAAGGGAAGGATATCAAAAAAGTAATCTATGTGAAAGGGAAACTCGTGAGTATTGTTATATAG
- a CDS encoding MgtC/SapB family protein: MDQHILISNIDLIARLLIAMVLGVLLGIERAVAGKTAGVRTYALVSIGAALFVIISLIVSGWYLGQVSFDPLRMASQIVVGIGFLGAGLIVFKESHLSGLTTAAGLWVAAGIGMASGFGLFLLALIATLITLFIFTVMWFVEERYIEQGTFKGLYSGSNQENKHHNE, translated from the coding sequence ATGGATCAACACATTCTCATTTCAAACATAGATCTCATTGCGCGTCTTCTTATTGCGATGGTTCTTGGGGTTTTGCTTGGTATTGAGCGCGCTGTTGCGGGAAAGACCGCCGGCGTGCGAACGTATGCACTCGTTTCCATCGGTGCGGCATTATTTGTAATTATTTCTTTGATCGTTTCCGGTTGGTATCTTGGGCAAGTGTCATTTGATCCACTTCGTATGGCATCACAAATCGTTGTAGGGATAGGTTTTCTTGGTGCAGGACTCATTGTCTTCAAAGAATCTCACCTAAGTGGTCTTACTACTGCCGCGGGGTTGTGGGTTGCTGCGGGAATCGGCATGGCGTCTGGTTTCGGTCTTTTTCTTCTTGCGCTTATCGCGACCCTCATCACTCTCTTTATTTTTACGGTAATGTGGTTTGTTGAAGAGCGGTATATTGAACAGGGAACGTTTAAGGGGCTGTATAGTGGATCGAATCAGGAAAACAAACACCACAACGAATAA
- a CDS encoding integrase core domain-containing protein — protein MLKKDTVFHFYSNAGTPTDNPRVERSHLTDELEFYQKGGFKKTFGEQQEATAVWEHFYNFVRPHQALGYLTPMAFYELWKTDEESAFEIVGKYQKYLAKQSKRLAGARRIKKTEQVQKLMEFIDVKLNQKVGLKRAKEALINCQLCSIA, from the coding sequence ATGCTCAAGAAAGATACCGTCTTCCACTTCTACTCAAACGCAGGGACTCCAACTGACAATCCGAGAGTCGAGAGATCGCACCTCACGGATGAGCTTGAGTTCTACCAGAAAGGCGGTTTCAAGAAAACATTTGGGGAGCAACAAGAAGCGACGGCAGTATGGGAGCACTTCTACAACTTCGTGAGACCGCATCAAGCACTGGGATACCTGACACCGATGGCATTCTATGAATTATGGAAAACGGATGAAGAAAGTGCGTTTGAAATCGTGGGGAAATATCAAAAGTATTTGGCGAAACAAAGTAAGAGGCTTGCGGGGGCGAGGAGGATTAAAAAGACGGAGCAAGTACAAAAACTTATGGAATTTATCGATGTAAAATTAAATCAAAAGGTCGGACTAAAAAGAGCTAAAGAAGCTCTGATCAACTGTCAATTATGTTCCATAGCTTGA